Proteins from a single region of Anastrepha ludens isolate Willacy chromosome 5, idAnaLude1.1, whole genome shotgun sequence:
- the LOC128864725 gene encoding uncharacterized protein LOC128864725 yields the protein MNGADPPESNRFRLLDPDLQRPKKRPEFNDFVPLPVPKQNDDHIPRFLVASAIGPLVDDKIRPLSSYNVFQIERGLRHICADNIVVTELRSGDLLLKVENTKSAEKFLKATHIGIIPTKITSHKGLNTTQGRIISRNLINLSEIELTEGLIDQKVIEVKKIMRKEGDKLISTGAAIVTFDLIRRPEFIKLGWERVRVLEHIPNPMRCKTCQRLGHTKNRCRNIEVCSQCATPPPHLPCPRLFCVNCQAETHSSNDPCCPTFLKHKSVNKIKIERRCTIREAWKTYNSNPNAYQIQPPQKNITSSSFAQIVKNTTTVEKTTVNKPNNSQTNTAHKANEEDTNKNATANISAAKKTTSNNIPKSQQTNNTTTPVSPQTPTNSCTTTNSCALEIPTTSRYTATIASPLTPTRSSPINSDNELTPFSQLQAKFPDINVLITPNTYKNSLPVQNTNNYLDKS from the coding sequence ATGAACGGGGCTGACCCCCCCGAAAGCAACAGGTTTCGGTTACTCGATCCTGACCTGCAACGCCCGAAGAAAAGACCAGAATTCAACGACTTTGTGCCCCTTCCTGTGCCAAAACAAAACGACGATCACATTCCTCGATTCCTAGTCGCAAGCGCTATCGGACCACTTGTTGACGATAAAATTCGTCCACTATCATCATATAATGTCTTCCAAATAGAAAGAGGCTTAAGACACATTTGCGCCGATAACATCGTTGTTACGGAATTAAGATCAGGTGACCTGCTTCTCAAGGTCGAAAATACCAAATCAGCCGAAAAGTTCCTTAAAGCAACCCACATAGGCATCATTCCTACAAAGATTACATCGCACAAAGGTTTAAACACAACGCAAGGCAGAATTATTTCCAGAAACCTCATCAACCTCTCTGAAATAGAATTAACTGAAGGATTGATAGACCAAAAAGTGATcgaagttaaaaaaatcatgCGTAAAGAAGGGGACAAACTAATTTCTACGGGTGCTGCAATCGTGACGTTCGATCTTATCCGGAGACCTGAATTCATTAAATTAGGTTGGGAAAGGGTCCGTGTGCTAGAACACATCCCTAATCCGATGCGATGCAAAACGTGCCAAAGGCTAGGCCACACAAAAAACAGATGTCGCAACATTGAGGTATGTAGCCAGTGCGCCACTCCACCGCCACATCTTCCATGCCCTAGACTATTTTGTGTGAATTGTCAAGCAGAGACACATTCGTCCAACGATCCTTGCTGTCCCACTTTTTTGAAACACAAATccgttaacaaaataaaaatagagcGGCGATGCACTATTAGAGAAGCGTGGAAAACTTATAATAGCAACCCTAACGCATACCAAATTCAACCCCcccaaaaaaatataacgtCTTCATCCTTTGCACAAATTGTAAAAAACACAACAACGGTCGAGAAAACAACAGTAAACAAACCAAATAACTCGCAAACAAATACGGCACATAAAGCCAACGAAGAAGatacaaacaaaaatgcaaCAGCTAATATCAGCGCAGCCAAGAAAACAACATCCAACAACATACCCAAATCCCAGCAGACTAACAATACAACAACACCAGTAAGTCCACAAACACCAACTAATTCGTGCACAACAACTAATTCGTGTGCACTAGAAATACCGACGACCAGCAGGTATACAGCAACTATCGCTAGCCCACTCACACCCACACGCTCCAGTCCAATTAACAGCGACAACGAGTTGACACCTTTTAGTCAACTACAAGCAAAATTCCCCGACATAAACGTTCTCATAACACCAAACACATACAAAAACTCTTTACCTGTACAAAATACAAACAATTATTTAGATAAGTCATAA
- the LOC128865264 gene encoding 60S ribosomal protein L9: MRTINSSQCVKIPRGIKASVKARIVKITGARGSLVRSFKHLALDMCMVNKRTLKVEKWFGAKKELASVRTVCSHIENMIKGVTYGFQYKMRAVYAHFPINCVTSENNTVIEIRNFLGEKYIRRVQMAPGVTVVNSTAQKDELIVEGNDIEAVSGSAALIQQSTTVKNKDIRKFLDGLYVSEKTTVVKRED; this comes from the exons ATGAGGACCATTAACTCAAGCCAATGCGTGAAAATACCCAGGGGAATAAAAGCTTCAGTTAAAGCacgaattgtaaaaataactggAGCTCGTGGAAGTTTAGTTCGGAGTTTTAAACATTTAGCGTTGGACATGTGTATGGTTAATAAACGTACGCTTAAAGTGGAAAAATGGTTCGGAGCAAAGAAGGAGCTGGCATCTGTCCGTACTGTTTGTAGCCATATTGAAAACATGATTAAAg GCGTAACATAtggatttcaatataaaatgcGTGCTGTCTATGCTCATTTCCCAATTAATTGTGTTACGTCTGAAAATAATACAGTTATTGAGATCCGGAATTTCCTTGGAGAAAAATACATTCGTCGTGTACAGATGGCTCCAGGAGTGACTGTAGTTAATTCCACTGCTCAAAAAGATGAACTGATTGTGGAAGGTAACGACATTGAGGCTGTGTCTGGGTCAGCAGCTTTAATCCAGCAATCTACAACAGTAAAGAACAAGGATATACGTAAATTTTTAGATGGTTTATATGTATCAGAAAAAACAACAGTTGTAAAACGGGAAGATTAA